A region of the Gemmatimonadaceae bacterium genome:
CACCGCGCCGCCCGCGAAGGCCGCCACCGCGTCCCAACCGACGGTCGCGCCGGTCCTATACGGCTCGAACCCGGCTGCCGGCAAGACCTTCGTCCACGACGGCGTGACCCTGTACTACGAGGTGTACGGCAGGGCGAACCGCTCCTGATCATCCACGGCAACGGCGGCAGCATCGGCACCATGGCCGCCCAGATCGCGTTCTTCCGCCCGCGCTACCGCGTGATCGCGATGGACAGCCGCGATCACGGAAAGTCGGGCGACAGCCCCGGCAAGATCACCTATGAGAAGATGACCGACGACCTTGCGGCGCTCCTCGATCACCTGAAGACGGGGCCGGTGGATGTGCTCGGCTGGAGCGACGGAGGCATCGAGGCGCTGCTGCTCGGCATCCGGCATCCCGCGAAGGTGAAGAAGATTGCGGCCATGGCGGCCAACCTGAACCCGAGCACGGATGCCGTCTACCCGGAAACGTGGGCGATGGCGAGGTCGATGATCGACGCCATCCCGGCAGCGGAGAAGGGCACGCCCCAGGGCCGGCGCGCGGTCAAGGTGACATCGATGATGTTCGAGGAGCCGAACATCGCCCCGTCGGCGCTCCAGGCGATTACCGCTCCCACGCTCGTGCTCGCGGGCGACCACGATCTGATCCGCGACGAGCACACGCTCGACATCTTCCATCACGTGCCGAACAGTCAGCTCGCCATTTTCCCGAACGCCACGCACATGGTGCCGTACGACGACTCCGCGCTCTTCAACGCGACAGTGGAGCGCTTCTTCCGGGCGCCGTTCGTCAAGAAGGACCGGATCAAGGACTTCCTCGCGTCCTACGAATCGCTGACGGCGTCGTTGCAGAAGAAGTAAGCGGCGATTCGGTATGAATACGCGACGGATCCCGAAATTCACAGATGCTGCCCAACAACCAAATGGAGCCGACGCGGTCGCAGGTCAGCAGGATGATGTCGCCTCGCCGCGCGGCTCATTTGGCGCGTTATATGGCGGTACTTGGGTGTGTCCTAAGCGATGTCCAATGGACACAAACGCCGCTGTTGGTCCAGTTTAACATCCAGCCACAAGGAGGGGGGCAAAATGGCAAGAAAGAAGACTTCTACCAAAGCGCGAAAGGGGAAT
Encoded here:
- a CDS encoding alpha/beta hydrolase; this translates as MAAQIAFFRPRYRVIAMDSRDHGKSGDSPGKITYEKMTDDLAALLDHLKTGPVDVLGWSDGGIEALLLGIRHPAKVKKIAAMAANLNPSTDAVYPETWAMARSMIDAIPAAEKGTPQGRRAVKVTSMMFEEPNIAPSALQAITAPTLVLAGDHDLIRDEHTLDIFHHVPNSQLAIFPNATHMVPYDDSALFNATVERFFRAPFVKKDRIKDFLASYESLTASLQKK